One Rosa chinensis cultivar Old Blush chromosome 3, RchiOBHm-V2, whole genome shotgun sequence DNA window includes the following coding sequences:
- the LOC112191780 gene encoding small ubiquitin-related modifier 1, with product MSGIMNRNKDNGKKPAAASGQNSTDVNLKVKNQKLKTMYFRMRRNTPLQELIDVYCKKNDVYHFRFLFDGHGINPKLTALQSGMKDGDEISAMLHVDGGGRRG from the exons ATGTCCGGCATCATGAACAGAAACAAAGACAATGGCAAGAAGCCAGCCGCCGCCTCCGGGCAGAACTCCACCGACGTCAACCTCAAAGTCAAGAACCAG AAATTGAAAACAATGTACTTCAGGATGAGGCGCAATACTCCGCTCCAGGAGCTTATTGATGTTTACTGTAAGAAAAACGACGTTTACCACTTCCGATTCCTCTTTGATGGCCATGGGATTAATCCCAAGCTCACTGCACTCCAG TCTGGAATGAAAGATGGGGATGAAATTTCTGCAATGTTGCACGTTGACGGAGGTGGTCGACGTGGCTAG